Proteins found in one Candidatus Delongbacteria bacterium genomic segment:
- the vsr gene encoding DNA mismatch endonuclease Vsr, with protein MDDRSVEKRSYNMSQIKSKNTKPEELVCKFLFSHGFRYRKNVNKLPGKPDIVLAKYRAVIFVNGCFWHMHGCSRSVVPKSNREYWIPKLEKNVLNDSKNEDLLIEQGWNVIIVWECELEKQVRDDRLKRLIIQLKSNKGIYP; from the coding sequence ATGGATGATCGCAGCGTAGAAAAGCGGAGTTATAATATGTCACAAATAAAATCAAAAAATACAAAACCTGAAGAACTTGTCTGCAAATTTTTATTTTCACATGGATTTAGATACAGAAAAAACGTTAACAAACTTCCTGGGAAGCCAGATATTGTTTTAGCAAAATATAGAGCAGTAATATTTGTAAATGGTTGCTTCTGGCACATGCATGGGTGTTCGCGCTCTGTTGTTCCAAAATCGAATAGAGAATATTGGATACCAAAACTTGAGAAAAATGTTTTGAATGATTCGAAAAATGAAGATTTATTAATTGAACAGGGATGGAATGTTATAATTGTGTGGGAATGCGAGCTAGAAAAACAAGTGCGTGATGATAGATTAAAGAGACTTATTATACAATTAAAATCAAATAAAGGTATATACCCATAA